One window from the genome of Gemmatimonadaceae bacterium encodes:
- a CDS encoding multicopper oxidase family protein, with protein sequence MSALVASSAAFVVASGHARPTARVVELTLTAAPSRLSLVPGESTDVFAYNGQVPGPTLEFREGDHVVIHFHNDLPEATTIHWHGLHIPAAMDGSPLEPVKPGGTFDYIFDVLPGSAGTYWYHPHPDRDAGYQVAKGLYGAIIIRAAGDPLAAIPEKLLVLSDNRFLPGGNLDLPPPDSPQGEIDEENGREGPVLFVNGQIMPTISIRSGEVQRWRVVNASAAREYRLALTGHEFLQVGTDGGLFERPVPVSEMMLAPGERVELLVRATGAPGSRAVLRTMPYDRYVPQTRPADWNVPRDLLTLQYTGEAPVEPVVLPTRLRAIPALDTTKVTVRRVIVLSQGLINGRMMDMHRVDEHARLGATEIWQIENVVGMDHPFHLHGFQFQVLDRNGVPEPFRAWKDMVNVPKHERVRIIVRFDDYPGKWMYHCHILTHEDHGMMGILAVTPTGR encoded by the coding sequence TTGTCCGCGTTGGTTGCCTCGTCGGCGGCGTTCGTCGTCGCGTCCGGTCACGCCCGCCCCACGGCGCGCGTCGTCGAGCTGACGCTGACGGCCGCACCCTCACGGCTGTCGCTGGTGCCCGGCGAGTCCACTGACGTCTTCGCCTACAACGGCCAGGTGCCCGGTCCCACGCTGGAGTTTCGCGAAGGCGACCACGTGGTGATCCACTTTCACAACGACCTTCCCGAAGCGACCACCATCCACTGGCACGGGTTACACATTCCGGCCGCCATGGATGGAAGTCCGCTCGAACCCGTCAAACCGGGTGGGACGTTCGACTACATCTTCGATGTCCTCCCAGGCTCGGCGGGCACGTATTGGTATCACCCGCATCCGGACCGTGACGCCGGATATCAGGTGGCCAAGGGGCTGTACGGCGCGATCATCATTCGCGCCGCCGGCGATCCGCTCGCCGCGATCCCCGAGAAGCTCCTCGTGCTCTCGGACAACCGGTTCCTACCCGGCGGCAACCTCGACCTTCCACCGCCTGATTCGCCGCAGGGGGAGATCGACGAGGAGAACGGGCGCGAAGGGCCTGTCCTCTTCGTCAACGGCCAGATCATGCCGACGATCTCGATTCGGAGCGGCGAGGTCCAGCGGTGGCGAGTCGTCAACGCGTCGGCCGCGCGCGAATATCGCCTCGCGCTCACCGGTCACGAGTTTCTGCAGGTGGGCACCGACGGCGGCCTGTTCGAGCGCCCCGTCCCGGTCAGCGAAATGATGTTGGCGCCGGGCGAGCGTGTCGAACTCCTGGTGCGTGCCACGGGAGCTCCAGGCAGCCGCGCCGTGCTGCGCACCATGCCCTACGATCGCTACGTACCGCAGACGCGGCCCGCGGACTGGAACGTTCCGCGCGATCTGCTCACGCTGCAATACACCGGTGAGGCGCCGGTCGAGCCGGTCGTGCTGCCCACCCGCCTGCGCGCCATTCCGGCACTCGACACGACGAAAGTCACGGTCAGACGCGTCATCGTACTCAGTCAGGGACTCATCAACGGCAGAATGATGGACATGCACCGAGTGGACGAGCACGCACGGCTCGGGGCCACCGAGATCTGGCAGATCGAGAACGTGGTAGGGATGGACCACCCCTTCCACCTGCACGGTTTCCAGTTCCAGGTGCTCGATCGGAATGGGGTCCCCGAACCGTTCCGCGCCTGGAAGGACATGGTCAACGTGCCGAAACACGAAAGGGTGCGGATCATCGTGCGCTTCGATGACTACCCGGGCAAATGGATGTACCACTGCCACATCCTCACCCATGAGGACCATGGCATGATGGGGATTCTCGCGGTCACACCCACAGGGAGGTAG
- a CDS encoding GNAT family N-acetyltransferase yields MTTGDRIAGIEYAILEARELGAMAGLLAEAFSGHEPPAVAVGLSALEIEGVVRTFGDKAVGERLSLVARVASTGTLAGALLGEDFGTPPPAGLDDVSPRFAPIRALLDGLDERYRASRDILPGAYAHLFMVGVAQDYAGQGIAQQLVTRCLANARARGYRVAVTEATGTTSQHVFRKLGFREVLATRYQDFRFRGRRVFSSIVGPDATVLMERAL; encoded by the coding sequence ATGACCACCGGTGACCGTATTGCCGGAATCGAATACGCGATTCTCGAAGCCCGTGAACTCGGCGCGATGGCCGGCCTTCTCGCCGAGGCGTTCAGCGGTCATGAGCCGCCGGCGGTTGCTGTTGGCCTGTCGGCGCTCGAGATCGAGGGGGTCGTGAGGACGTTCGGTGACAAAGCGGTCGGCGAGCGGCTCAGTCTGGTCGCGCGAGTCGCGTCCACAGGCACGCTCGCGGGGGCACTCCTCGGTGAGGACTTCGGCACGCCTCCGCCCGCGGGCCTGGACGACGTGTCTCCGCGCTTCGCCCCGATCAGGGCGCTGCTCGATGGTCTCGATGAACGGTACCGAGCATCGCGAGACATTCTTCCTGGAGCGTACGCGCATCTCTTCATGGTTGGCGTGGCGCAGGACTACGCCGGGCAAGGGATCGCGCAGCAACTCGTCACCCGGTGCCTCGCGAACGCGAGGGCGCGCGGCTATCGCGTTGCAGTCACCGAAGCGACCGGAACGACGTCCCAGCACGTATTCCGCAAGCTGGGCTTTCGTGAGGTTCTCGCCACCCGCTACCAGGACTTTCGCTTCCGCGGACGACGAGTCTTCTCGTCGATCGTCGGCCCGGATGCGACCGTCCTCATGGAACGAGCGCTGTGA
- a CDS encoding DUF2892 domain-containing protein, producing the protein MSVAESFGQSGFAQFINSSAGRILRLVVGVALIYWGYMQRGTQAGTVFMVIGLVPLSAGLFNWCYISALLGGPLSGARIPKRKP; encoded by the coding sequence ATGAGTGTCGCAGAGTCGTTCGGCCAATCAGGGTTCGCTCAGTTCATCAACAGCTCCGCAGGTCGCATCCTGCGCCTGGTCGTGGGTGTCGCCCTGATCTACTGGGGGTACATGCAGCGCGGCACCCAGGCCGGGACGGTCTTCATGGTGATCGGACTCGTTCCGCTGTCGGCCGGGCTCTTCAACTGGTGCTATATCAGCGCTCTGCTGGGCGGCCCCCTCAGCGGCGCCCGCATCCCGAAGCGCAAGCCGTAG